A part of Prolixibacteraceae bacterium genomic DNA contains:
- a CDS encoding ATP-binding cassette domain-containing protein produces MSIEVCDVKKIFSKQYALDGVSFSLNEGEIVGFLGPNGAGKSTLMKIIGGAICSTSGEVKVLGVDVDKNPREVQKNIGFLPEHNPLYDELYVREYLRHVGELYGVKDLKRSVEEVVKRCGITKEAQKKIGTLSKGYKQRVGLAQALIHDPKVLILDEPMNGLDPNQIIEIRELIREVSQGKTVLFSSHIMHEVSQMCDRVVIIDNGKVVADDQCDILLQSNKNSSKLAVVFKHSLTEEDKGALSLFSQVLERDGYYELIGSPTDNFEEKVFRFAVERDNPLLQLKTIKSDLEDVFKSLTIR; encoded by the coding sequence ATGTCTATAGAGGTTTGTGATGTTAAAAAGATTTTTTCGAAACAGTATGCGTTAGATGGAGTGAGTTTCTCTTTGAATGAAGGAGAAATCGTGGGTTTTTTGGGTCCCAATGGTGCTGGAAAATCTACGTTAATGAAAATTATAGGAGGGGCTATCTGTTCTACATCAGGAGAGGTTAAAGTTCTTGGAGTCGATGTCGATAAGAATCCTCGGGAGGTACAGAAGAATATTGGTTTTCTACCTGAACACAATCCACTATATGATGAACTTTATGTCAGAGAGTATCTTCGACACGTAGGAGAACTATATGGTGTAAAAGATCTGAAACGATCTGTGGAAGAGGTGGTGAAACGTTGTGGAATTACCAAAGAGGCACAAAAGAAGATAGGAACACTTTCAAAAGGTTATAAACAGAGGGTGGGACTTGCCCAAGCACTAATTCATGATCCGAAAGTGTTGATATTAGATGAACCAATGAATGGGCTAGATCCCAATCAGATCATCGAAATTAGAGAACTAATAAGAGAGGTGAGTCAAGGTAAGACGGTACTCTTTTCATCTCATATAATGCATGAGGTATCACAGATGTGTGATCGTGTTGTTATTATTGATAATGGAAAAGTGGTAGCTGATGATCAGTGTGATATTCTTCTTCAATCGAATAAAAATAGTAGTAAGCTTGCCGTTGTTTTTAAGCATTCATTGACTGAGGAAGATAAAGGTGCTTTAAGCCTCTTCTCACAAGTCTTGGAGAGAGATGGGTATTATGAACTTATAGGGTCTCCAACGGATAACTTTGAAGAGAAAGTTTTTCGATTTGCTGTGGAGAGAGATAATCCATTATTACAACTTAAAACCATCAAATCGGATCTTGAGGATGTCTTTAAGTCTCTGACTATTAGGTAA